A single window of Sulfitobacter sp. JL08 DNA harbors:
- the accB gene encoding acetyl-CoA carboxylase biotin carboxyl carrier protein — protein sequence MTKSNHDADVAFIQALAELLRENDLTELQVKREYGEDDSLNVRVSRMAPQQVVTQVSSAPAPAAHAAAAAPAAAPAPAAQAADDPASHPGAVTSPMVGTIYMQAEPGAAPFISVGAQVAEGDTLLIVEAMKTMNHIPAPRAGTVKRILVEDGGAVEYGAPLVILE from the coding sequence ATGACAAAAAGCAATCACGATGCAGACGTTGCCTTTATTCAGGCGCTGGCGGAATTGTTGCGCGAAAACGATCTGACGGAATTGCAGGTCAAACGCGAATACGGCGAGGACGACAGTTTGAACGTGCGCGTCAGCCGGATGGCACCGCAACAGGTGGTCACACAGGTTTCAAGCGCCCCCGCGCCCGCAGCCCATGCCGCCGCGGCAGCGCCGGCCGCAGCCCCTGCCCCTGCGGCCCAGGCCGCGGATGATCCGGCCAGCCACCCCGGCGCGGTCACATCCCCGATGGTGGGCACAATCTATATGCAGGCCGAACCCGGCGCGGCGCCGTTCATTTCGGTCGGCGCACAGGTGGCGGAAGGCGATACATTGCTGATTGTGGAAGCGATGAAAACGATGAACCACATTCCCGCACCCCGCGCCGGAACCGTGAAACGAATTCTGGTCGAAGACGGTGGTGCCGTCGAATATGGTGCGCCATTGGTGATCCTGGAATAA
- a CDS encoding AMP-binding protein: protein MNIGFWLHRRAQTHGGDPALFLGRDLVADYAGFHRKAAQVAAWLMAQGVQPGDRVAIFMKNCPDYLIVQYGIWYAGAAAVPINAKLHPREAAFILGDSGAGITFSSPGLSEPVADLCPDTRVVDVTTPAYHQIFSLPPLGQPTPRAPDDLAWLFYTSGTTGQPKGVIITHRMLVSMSLCYQTDCELVTQDHTALYAAPMSHGAGIYNMMHVRAGARHVCPVSGGFDEAEIFDLARHFGNVQMFAAPTMVKRMTQVAVATGETGAGLRTIIYAGGPMYLADIIEAVDHFGPIFAQIYGQGECPMGITALARDDVADRTHPRWRERLRSVGRAQSAVEVQIGDSAGVPQPVGTHGEILVRGDTVMPGYWNNPGATAKTIVNGWLMTGDMGFMDDDGYVTMQDRSKDMIISGGSNVYPREVEEVLLMHPDVFEVSVVGRTHPDWGEEVVAFVVGSADSAALDQLCNDNIARFKRPKAYFTLPDLPKNNYGKVLKTELRKRLEDMT, encoded by the coding sequence ATGAATATCGGGTTTTGGCTGCATCGCCGCGCCCAGACGCACGGGGGCGATCCTGCCCTTTTTCTGGGGCGTGATCTGGTGGCGGATTATGCCGGGTTTCACCGAAAGGCCGCACAGGTCGCGGCCTGGCTGATGGCCCAGGGGGTGCAGCCCGGCGATCGGGTGGCGATTTTCATGAAAAACTGCCCCGATTATCTGATTGTGCAATACGGTATCTGGTACGCAGGCGCGGCGGCGGTGCCGATCAACGCAAAACTGCACCCGCGCGAGGCGGCGTTCATTCTGGGCGATTCCGGTGCTGGAATCACATTTTCATCGCCCGGTCTTTCCGAACCCGTGGCCGATCTTTGCCCTGATACCCGCGTCGTGGATGTGACCACCCCGGCCTATCACCAGATTTTTTCGCTTCCGCCTTTGGGCCAGCCGACACCGCGTGCGCCGGATGATCTGGCGTGGTTGTTTTATACATCGGGCACCACCGGACAGCCCAAAGGCGTGATCATCACGCACCGTATGCTGGTGTCGATGTCGCTGTGTTATCAGACCGATTGTGAACTGGTAACGCAGGATCACACCGCGCTTTACGCCGCCCCGATGAGCCATGGTGCCGGTATCTACAACATGATGCATGTGCGGGCAGGCGCGCGCCATGTGTGCCCGGTTTCGGGCGGCTTTGACGAGGCCGAGATTTTCGATCTGGCGCGCCACTTCGGCAATGTGCAGATGTTTGCCGCACCGACCATGGTCAAGCGGATGACGCAGGTTGCGGTGGCAACGGGCGAAACCGGTGCCGGCTTGCGCACGATCATCTATGCGGGCGGGCCGATGTATCTGGCCGATATCATCGAAGCGGTCGATCACTTTGGCCCAATCTTTGCGCAGATTTACGGACAGGGCGAATGCCCGATGGGCATCACGGCACTGGCGCGCGATGATGTGGCAGACCGCACCCATCCCCGCTGGCGCGAACGCCTGCGATCGGTCGGGCGGGCACAATCCGCGGTCGAGGTGCAGATCGGCGACAGCGCTGGTGTACCCCAGCCTGTCGGCACCCATGGCGAAATCCTGGTGCGCGGCGATACGGTGATGCCGGGCTACTGGAACAATCCGGGCGCCACCGCAAAGACGATCGTGAACGGCTGGTTGATGACGGGGGACATGGGGTTCATGGACGATGACGGCTATGTCACGATGCAGGACCGGTCCAAGGACATGATCATTTCCGGCGGGTCCAACGTTTACCCGCGCGAGGTCGAAGAAGTGCTGTTGATGCATCCCGACGTTTTCGAGGTGTCTGTTGTCGGGCGCACCCATCCCGACTGGGGCGAAGAGGTGGTGGCCTTTGTGGTGGGCAGCGCCGATTCTGCCGCTCTGGACCAGTTGTGCAATGACAATATCGCCCGTTTCAAGCGGCCAAAGGCCTATTTTACCCTGCCGGACCTGCCCAAGAACAATTACGGCAAGGTGCTGAAGACCGAATTACGCAAACGGCTGGAGGACATGACATGA
- a CDS encoding 3-hydroxybutyrate dehydrogenase, with the protein MTDLAGKTALVTGSVQGIGLAVARVLARAGARIAVHGLAGDAQISDVCETLENDGAPQAEFFHGDLRNADRIDELMAAVQAWGGADILVNNAGVQHTAPLAEMPREKWNNILSINLSAAFHTMQKALPVMAARGYGRVINIASVHGLVASKDKAPYVAAKFGLVGLSQVAALEYATAGDRAKGGVTVNCICPGWTETAIIAPQIEQRAARHGGDRAAGIADLLREKQPSQRLSDPSEIGELALWLCNPVAHNLTGTSIPIDGGWTAQ; encoded by the coding sequence ATGACCGATCTTGCAGGGAAAACCGCACTTGTCACCGGATCGGTTCAGGGTATCGGGCTGGCCGTGGCGCGGGTGCTGGCGCGCGCCGGCGCGCGCATCGCGGTGCACGGACTGGCCGGGGATGCGCAAATTTCTGACGTGTGCGAAACACTGGAAAACGATGGTGCCCCGCAGGCCGAATTTTTCCATGGCGACCTGCGCAATGCCGACCGGATTGACGAACTGATGGCTGCGGTGCAGGCGTGGGGCGGGGCTGATATTCTGGTCAATAATGCGGGTGTTCAGCACACCGCGCCTTTGGCGGAAATGCCGCGCGAGAAATGGAACAATATCCTGTCGATCAACCTGTCGGCTGCGTTTCACACCATGCAAAAGGCATTGCCGGTGATGGCGGCGCGCGGTTACGGGCGCGTGATCAATATCGCCTCGGTGCACGGGCTGGTGGCCTCGAAAGACAAGGCGCCCTATGTCGCGGCCAAGTTCGGCCTTGTGGGGTTAAGTCAGGTGGCCGCGCTGGAATATGCCACCGCGGGTGATCGCGCCAAAGGCGGTGTAACAGTCAACTGCATCTGTCCCGGCTGGACTGAAACCGCAATTATCGCACCCCAGATCGAACAGCGCGCGGCCCGGCACGGCGGCGACCGCGCCGCCGGAATCGCCGATCTGCTGCGTGAAAAGCAACCCAGCCAGCGGCTGTCAGACCCGTCCGAGATTGGCGAACTGGCGCTGTGGCTGTGTAATCCTGTGGCCCACAACCTAACCGGCACCTCAATCCCGATCGACGGGGGATGGACGGCCCAGTAG
- a CDS encoding ABC transporter ATP-binding protein: MNVKPDFSKNANMASTAPAFLSVWDMHAYYGESYIVQGISFNVHEGEILALLGRNGAGKTSTLRAIARLDNPQLAKGEIWLDHQPLHKMKSYEAAAVGLGLVPEDRRIIAGLTVEENLKLAQIAPPVGWSLDRLYELFPRLGERCTQEGTTLSGGEQQMLAIARALARDIKVLLLDEPYEGLAPVIVDEIEKTLMVIKEQGITTVIVEQNAVRALQLADRAVILDTGGIVFDGSADEVLQNEQLRAEYLAI, encoded by the coding sequence ATGAACGTCAAACCGGATTTTTCCAAGAACGCCAATATGGCCTCGACCGCCCCCGCCTTTCTGTCGGTGTGGGACATGCACGCCTATTACGGCGAAAGCTATATCGTGCAGGGCATCAGCTTTAACGTGCACGAAGGCGAAATTCTGGCGCTGCTGGGCCGCAACGGCGCTGGCAAGACATCAACCTTGCGCGCCATCGCACGGCTGGACAATCCGCAGCTGGCCAAGGGCGAAATATGGCTTGATCACCAACCCTTGCACAAAATGAAAAGCTATGAGGCGGCGGCTGTCGGATTGGGCCTTGTCCCCGAAGACCGACGGATCATCGCCGGCCTCACAGTCGAAGAGAACCTCAAGCTTGCGCAAATCGCGCCACCTGTCGGCTGGTCGCTTGACCGTCTTTATGAACTGTTCCCACGTCTGGGCGAACGCTGCACGCAAGAGGGCACAACCCTGTCGGGCGGCGAACAGCAGATGCTGGCGATCGCGCGGGCACTGGCGCGCGACATCAAGGTGCTGTTGCTGGATGAACCTTACGAAGGGCTGGCCCCTGTCATCGTCGACGAGATCGAAAAGACCCTGATGGTGATCAAGGAACAGGGGATCACCACTGTGATCGTCGAACAGAACGCGGTGCGCGCGCTGCAACTGGCTGACCGGGCGGTTATTCTGGACACTGGCGGCATCGTCTTTGACGGCAGCGCAGATGAGGTACTGCAAAACGAACAGTTGCGCGCCGAATATCTGGCGATCTGA
- a CDS encoding ABC transporter ATP-binding protein, translating into MGILEVKDVNKRFGGLQALGNVNLSVAENSVHAIIGPNGAGKSTLLNCLVGKLIPDTGSVMFDGQSVLGRAPHEINQMGISRVFQTPEIFGDLTVFENVMIPCFAKRDGAFRMHAIEKVENERDLIEKAESMLEDMNMIDKRHMHAASLSRGDKRRLEIGMCLSQQPRLLLLDEPTAGMARADTNNTIDLLKQIKDERDITIAIIEHDMHVVFSLAERITVLAQGTPLVEDSPENIKGHPKVREAYLGESA; encoded by the coding sequence ATGGGTATTCTTGAAGTCAAAGACGTCAACAAACGGTTCGGGGGCCTTCAGGCCCTGGGCAATGTCAACCTTAGCGTTGCGGAAAACTCTGTTCACGCGATCATCGGTCCGAACGGTGCGGGCAAATCCACATTGCTGAACTGTCTGGTCGGCAAACTGATCCCCGATACCGGATCGGTTATGTTTGACGGGCAATCGGTTCTGGGCCGCGCCCCGCACGAAATCAACCAGATGGGCATCAGCCGTGTGTTCCAGACGCCGGAAATCTTTGGCGATCTGACGGTGTTTGAAAACGTGATGATCCCCTGCTTTGCCAAACGCGATGGCGCATTTCGGATGCACGCGATCGAAAAGGTCGAAAACGAACGTGATCTGATCGAAAAAGCCGAAAGCATGCTGGAAGACATGAACATGATCGACAAGCGGCATATGCACGCGGCATCACTGTCGCGCGGTGACAAGCGCCGCCTTGAAATCGGCATGTGCCTGAGCCAGCAGCCGCGCCTGTTGTTGCTGGATGAACCCACGGCGGGCATGGCCCGCGCGGACACCAACAACACCATTGATCTGCTGAAACAGATCAAGGACGAACGCGACATCACAATTGCCATTATCGAACACGACATGCACGTCGTGTTTTCGCTGGCGGAACGGATCACCGTTCTGGCACAGGGCACCCCACTGGTCGAAGATTCGCCCGAAAACATCAAGGGCCACCCCAAAGTGCGCGAAGCGTATCTGGGCGAAAGCGCGTAA
- a CDS encoding branched-chain amino acid ABC transporter permease produces the protein MFGLNKSDLRLFVVVIALTILAPFILNPFPEGSELAQFNAGYPDLMQRFVIFGIFAIGFNILFGLTGYLSFGHAAFLGVGSYAGIWMMKLLTMNVIPAILVSVAVAGVFSLLVGWISLRRSGIYFSILTLAFAQMSYSLAYSVLTPITGGETGLQPKAFDPRVLDAPLTDGATPRANLFGLEMTSTYEMSVGSWLFTFNVGYYLAGLIMILAFYLSIRIFRSPFGMMLRAVKSNQQRMNYTGLDPKPYTLAAFVISGMYAGLAGGLLVAMDTQVGAERMFWTASGEVVLMTILGGAGTLIGPILGAGFIKYMENIISKINENILHQWFYWLPDGIEDLLIALVYPFIGKGWHLTLGIMFMLVVIFLPGGLVEGGQKILNLFRRNKAEDGDDPAAKQPAE, from the coding sequence ATGTTTGGACTGAACAAAAGTGATCTTCGTCTGTTCGTGGTCGTCATCGCCCTGACGATACTGGCACCCTTTATCCTGAACCCGTTCCCCGAAGGATCGGAACTGGCGCAATTCAACGCGGGCTATCCCGACCTGATGCAGCGCTTTGTGATCTTTGGCATCTTTGCCATCGGGTTCAACATCCTGTTCGGCCTGACCGGATATCTCAGCTTTGGCCACGCCGCTTTTCTGGGTGTCGGTTCCTATGCCGGTATCTGGATGATGAAACTGCTGACGATGAACGTGATCCCCGCGATCCTTGTTTCTGTCGCAGTGGCCGGTGTGTTTTCGCTGCTGGTGGGGTGGATCTCGCTGCGCCGGTCGGGCATCTACTTTTCCATCCTGACCCTTGCGTTTGCACAGATGTCTTATTCGCTGGCCTATTCGGTACTGACGCCGATTACCGGTGGTGAAACCGGATTGCAGCCCAAAGCGTTTGATCCGCGTGTTTTGGATGCCCCTTTGACGGACGGTGCAACACCCAGGGCAAACCTGTTCGGTCTGGAAATGACATCGACCTACGAAATGTCGGTTGGCAGCTGGCTGTTCACGTTCAACGTCGGGTATTACCTTGCCGGACTGATCATGATCCTGGCCTTCTATCTGTCGATCCGCATCTTCCGCTCGCCCTTTGGGATGATGTTGCGGGCGGTGAAATCGAACCAGCAGCGCATGAACTATACCGGGCTTGATCCCAAACCCTACACGTTGGCGGCGTTCGTTATCTCGGGCATGTATGCCGGTCTGGCCGGTGGTCTGCTGGTGGCGATGGATACGCAGGTCGGCGCGGAACGCATGTTCTGGACCGCCAGCGGTGAGGTCGTTCTGATGACCATTCTGGGCGGTGCCGGAACGCTTATCGGGCCGATCCTTGGCGCAGGTTTCATCAAATACATGGAAAACATCATTTCCAAGATCAACGAAAATATCCTGCACCAGTGGTTCTACTGGCTGCCGGACGGGATCGAGGATTTGCTGATTGCACTGGTCTATCCGTTCATCGGCAAAGGCTGGCACCTGACATTGGGCATCATGTTCATGCTGGTTGTCATCTTCCTGCCCGGTGGGTTGGTCGAAGGCGGACAAAAGATCCTCAACCTGTTTCGCCGCAACAAGGCCGAAGACGGCGATGATCCTGCTGCCAAGCAGCCTGCGGAATAA
- a CDS encoding branched-chain amino acid ABC transporter permease — protein sequence MDAIILQILNGLDKGSAYALIALGLTLIFGTLGVVNFAHGALFMLGAFCAVTLNKILTLSVETIDETQLDFLGNPSKIQTPYVEKWFGPEMGSSLIEWSVPLAILFAIPIMIVVGFVMERGLIKYFYKRPHADQILVTFGLAIVLQEIIKYFYGANPIPTPAPDAFRGSFDFGVMLGFDAGTIIYPYWRLVYFAFAALIIGAVFAFLQFTTFGMVVRAGMADRETVGLLGINIDKRFTIMFAIAACVAGLAGVMYAPINSPNYHMGMDFLVLSFVVVVVGGMGSLPGAVLAGFLLGIVESFASMAQVVSFLPGINQIIIYLIAIIILLTRPRGLMGRKGVMED from the coding sequence ATGGACGCAATTATTCTGCAAATCCTAAACGGGTTGGACAAGGGCAGCGCCTATGCGCTGATTGCCCTGGGGCTAACCCTGATTTTTGGCACGCTGGGCGTTGTCAACTTTGCGCATGGCGCGCTGTTCATGCTGGGGGCGTTCTGCGCCGTCACCCTGAACAAGATACTGACCCTGTCAGTCGAAACCATTGACGAAACGCAGCTTGATTTTCTGGGCAACCCATCGAAAATCCAGACACCTTATGTTGAAAAGTGGTTCGGCCCGGAAATGGGTTCGTCACTGATCGAATGGTCGGTACCGCTTGCCATTCTGTTTGCGATCCCGATCATGATTGTCGTCGGCTTTGTGATGGAGCGCGGCCTGATCAAATATTTCTACAAGCGCCCGCACGCCGACCAGATCCTTGTGACCTTCGGCCTCGCCATCGTGCTACAGGAAATCATCAAGTATTTTTACGGCGCCAACCCGATCCCCACCCCTGCCCCCGACGCGTTTCGCGGCAGCTTTGATTTCGGGGTGATGCTGGGCTTTGATGCCGGAACGATTATCTATCCCTACTGGCGGCTGGTCTACTTTGCCTTTGCGGCGCTGATCATCGGTGCGGTGTTTGCATTCCTGCAATTCACCACCTTCGGGATGGTCGTGCGGGCCGGTATGGCCGATCGTGAAACCGTTGGCCTTCTGGGCATCAACATCGACAAACGCTTTACCATCATGTTCGCCATTGCCGCCTGTGTCGCCGGCCTTGCCGGGGTGATGTACGCGCCGATCAATTCACCCAATTATCACATGGGCATGGATTTTCTGGTGCTCAGCTTCGTTGTGGTTGTTGTTGGTGGCATGGGTTCCCTGCCGGGTGCGGTGCTGGCCGGTTTCCTGCTGGGCATCGTCGAAAGCTTTGCGTCGATGGCGCAGGTTGTTTCGTTCCTGCCCGGTATCAACCAGATCATCATCTACCTGATCGCCATTATCATTCTATTGACGCGTCCGCGTGGCCTGATGGGCCGCAAAGGCGTGATGGAGGACTGA
- a CDS encoding substrate-binding protein yields MSKSNFTRRGLMKTSAVAGAGLALPTIFTASSVSAHTNEPTGSTVTLGFNVPQSGPYADEGADELRAYELAVEHLNGGGDGGMMNTFSSKALQGNGILGKKVEYVTGDTQTKSDAARASAKSMIEKDGAVMITGGSSSGVAVAVQALCQEAGVIFMAGLTHSNDTTGKDKKANGFRHFFNSYMSGAALAPVLKNAYGTDRKAYHLTADYNWGYTTEEAVRSSTEAMGWETVETVKTPLTQTDFSSYITPVLQSDADVLVLNHYGGNMVNSLTNAVQFGLRDRMVNGKKFEIIVPLYSRLMAKGAGENVKGIFGSTNWHWSLQDEGSKAFVKSFGTKYGFPPSQAAHTCYVQALLYADAVERAGSFNPCAVGEALTGAGDSMPGIDSAANSGFLFDGLGNGPTLYRNADHQCFKDVLVVKGKENPTSEFDLLEIVEVTPAAQVWYEPDHPQVAGGDLGQCNPGA; encoded by the coding sequence ATGTCCAAATCAAACTTTACGCGTCGCGGCTTGATGAAAACCAGTGCTGTGGCCGGTGCCGGTCTTGCGCTGCCGACAATCTTTACAGCATCATCCGTCTCGGCCCACACGAACGAGCCGACGGGATCGACAGTCACACTTGGCTTTAACGTGCCACAGTCGGGCCCCTATGCAGACGAGGGCGCGGACGAACTGCGCGCTTACGAGCTGGCGGTCGAACACCTGAACGGTGGCGGCGACGGCGGCATGATGAACACGTTCAGTTCCAAAGCCCTGCAAGGCAACGGTATTCTGGGCAAGAAAGTCGAATACGTCACAGGCGACACTCAGACAAAATCTGATGCGGCCCGTGCCTCGGCCAAGTCGATGATCGAAAAAGACGGCGCGGTGATGATCACCGGCGGATCGTCTTCGGGTGTGGCCGTGGCCGTTCAGGCCTTGTGCCAGGAAGCCGGTGTTATCTTTATGGCGGGTCTGACCCACTCGAACGATACAACCGGAAAAGACAAGAAAGCCAATGGCTTCCGTCACTTCTTTAACAGCTACATGTCCGGTGCCGCGCTCGCTCCGGTGTTGAAAAACGCCTATGGTACAGACCGCAAGGCCTATCACCTGACAGCGGATTACAACTGGGGCTACACCACAGAAGAAGCTGTCCGGTCTTCGACCGAGGCAATGGGCTGGGAAACTGTTGAAACGGTAAAGACACCGCTGACACAGACCGACTTCAGCTCTTACATCACGCCGGTTCTGCAATCGGATGCCGATGTTCTGGTTCTGAACCACTACGGCGGCAACATGGTCAACTCGCTGACCAACGCCGTTCAGTTCGGCCTGCGCGATCGTATGGTCAACGGCAAGAAGTTCGAAATCATCGTTCCGCTTTATTCGCGTCTGATGGCCAAAGGGGCCGGCGAAAACGTGAAGGGCATCTTTGGTTCGACAAACTGGCACTGGTCGCTGCAGGATGAAGGCTCCAAGGCGTTCGTGAAATCCTTTGGTACCAAATACGGCTTCCCGCCCAGCCAGGCGGCGCACACCTGCTATGTTCAGGCGCTGCTTTATGCGGATGCTGTGGAACGTGCGGGCAGCTTCAACCCCTGTGCGGTTGGCGAAGCCCTGACAGGCGCCGGAGATTCCATGCCGGGCATCGATTCCGCAGCCAACTCGGGCTTCCTGTTCGATGGTCTGGGCAACGGTCCGACACTGTACCGGAATGCGGATCACCAGTGCTTCAAGGACGTTCTGGTTGTGAAGGGTAAAGAAAACCCGACATCGGAATTCGACCTTCTGGAAATCGTCGAAGTCACACCGGCGGCTCAGGTCTGGTACGAACCCGACCACCCGCAGGTTGCCGGTGGCGATCTGGGTCAGTGTAACCCGGGCGCCTGA
- a CDS encoding short-chain fatty acyl-CoA regulator family protein translates to MARDTLTGSRIRERRIMAGLRQADLARQIDISASYLNLIEHNRRRIGGKLLLDIARVLQVEPSMLAEGAEAALIAILREAAADAKSVSAETDKADEFAGRFPGWAEVLAKSHRRVASLERTVETLTDRVTHDPQLAASLHEVLSTAAAIRSTASILAETQELEPEWRNRFHRNINEDSARLAESSKALVGYLDSTDAQQDDLISPQEEVEALLADQGHFFAALEVDAPDIRKIIETEPRLTSAAARHVARGVMEQYARDAAAMPLDQFHAALLEIGIDPIALARRFGVPVQSVLRRLAAMPEGTPGSNTGLVVCDSSGAMLFRKAIEGFSVPRFGTSCPLWPLFSAFSRPMTPICQRVEQISRDASQFDCIAIAHPIGEPALNMDPIYHSTMLIVPASQAVLPVATPGKPVGSTCRVCTRERCIARREPSILNEGF, encoded by the coding sequence ATGGCACGTGATACACTGACCGGCAGCCGTATCCGCGAGCGGCGCATAATGGCGGGTTTGCGGCAGGCCGATCTGGCGCGCCAGATCGATATTTCGGCCTCTTACCTCAATCTGATCGAGCATAACCGCCGCAGAATCGGCGGAAAACTGTTGCTGGATATCGCGCGCGTTCTTCAGGTAGAGCCTTCGATGCTTGCAGAAGGCGCCGAGGCCGCGCTGATCGCGATCCTGCGCGAGGCGGCGGCAGACGCAAAATCGGTATCGGCAGAAACCGACAAGGCCGATGAATTCGCCGGGCGGTTTCCCGGTTGGGCGGAAGTGCTGGCAAAATCGCATCGCCGCGTGGCATCGCTGGAACGCACCGTCGAAACCCTGACAGACCGTGTAACCCACGATCCGCAACTTGCGGCGTCCCTGCATGAAGTGTTGTCGACCGCAGCGGCGATCCGTTCAACCGCGTCCATTCTGGCCGAAACGCAGGAACTGGAACCGGAATGGCGCAACCGCTTTCACCGTAACATCAACGAAGACAGCGCCCGCCTTGCCGAAAGCAGCAAGGCGCTGGTCGGATATCTGGATTCGACCGACGCCCAGCAGGATGATCTGATTTCCCCGCAGGAAGAGGTCGAGGCGCTGCTGGCGGATCAGGGCCATTTCTTTGCCGCGCTGGAAGTAGATGCACCGGACATCCGCAAGATCATCGAAACCGAACCGCGCCTGACATCCGCTGCGGCCCGCCACGTGGCGCGCGGCGTGATGGAACAATATGCCCGCGATGCGGCCGCAATGCCGCTGGATCAATTCCACGCGGCCCTGCTGGAAATCGGGATTGATCCGATTGCGCTCGCGCGCCGGTTCGGTGTGCCGGTCCAGTCGGTGCTGCGCCGTCTGGCGGCCATGCCCGAAGGCACGCCGGGTTCCAATACCGGCCTTGTGGTCTGTGACAGTTCCGGTGCGATGCTGTTTCGCAAGGCGATCGAGGGCTTTTCCGTGCCGCGCTTTGGCACATCCTGCCCGCTGTGGCCGCTGTTTTCCGCCTTCAGCCGCCCGATGACGCCGATCTGCCAACGGGTGGAACAGATCAGCAGGGACGCATCGCAATTCGATTGTATTGCAATTGCGCATCCGATTGGCGAACCGGCCCTTAACATGGACCCAATTTACCATTCCACGATGCTGATCGTTCCGGCCAGCCAGGCCGTGCTGCCTGTCGCGACACCGGGAAAACCGGTGGGAAGTACCTGCCGCGTCTGCACGCGTGAACGCTGTATTGCGCGCCGCGAACCGTCGATCCTGAATGAAGGGTTTTGA
- a CDS encoding response regulator transcription factor: MNRHVLLIEDEQNIIEAIRFLLSRDGWRVDTHSNGHDAVDVIRAARPDLLILDVMLPGKSGFDILTELRSKPDTLKLPVLMLTARGQSRDREMAEKAGASRFMTKPFSNAEVLDAVRELVAV; encoded by the coding sequence ATGAACCGACACGTTCTGTTGATCGAGGATGAACAAAACATCATCGAAGCGATCAGGTTTCTGCTGTCGCGTGACGGCTGGCGGGTTGATACCCATTCCAACGGTCATGATGCAGTGGATGTGATCCGCGCCGCGCGTCCTGATCTTTTGATCCTTGATGTTATGTTACCCGGAAAAAGCGGCTTTGATATTCTGACAGAGCTGCGCAGCAAGCCCGACACGCTGAAACTGCCTGTCCTGATGCTGACCGCACGGGGGCAGTCGCGTGACCGCGAAATGGCGGAAAAGGCGGGTGCAAGCCGGTTCATGACCAAACCGTTTTCGAATGCCGAGGTGCTGGACGCCGTGCGCGAGCTTGTCGCGGTTTGA